Part of the Methanobacterium aggregans genome, GGAGAAAATTATAATGAAGGACAAAAAGGTAGTTGTAACCGGCGGTCTTGGTTTTATTGGATCACACATAACAGAATCTTTGATTGAGGAAAATGAAGTCACAATAATAGATGACATGTCAACAGGGAAACTTGAAAACCTAGAACACCTCCCACAGGAAAATATTGATATAATAAAGGGAAACATAACTGAACTGAATCTCAAGGCAATATTTGATGATAAAGACTATGTTTTTCATGAAGCTGCAATGGCAAGTGTGCCTGAGAGTGTTGAACTCCCTGAAGAATACAACGATATTAACATCGGTGGGACTCTGAAGGTTCTTTTAGCTGCCAGGGATACTGATGTTGAAAAGGTGGTTATGGCCTCTTCATCAGCTGTTTACGGTGAAACAAAGAAACTTCCAATAGCTGAATCTGATGCAATCAGTCCAATGTCACCCTATGCAGTTACCAAGGCAACAGGAGAGCTTTACTGTAACTCCTTCAGGGAAGTTTACGGCCTCGAGACTGCAGCACTTCGCTACTTCAATGTTTTCGGGCCAAGACAGGACATCAATTCCCAGTACGCAGCTGCAATACCCAACTTCATCCATGCAATACTCCACAATGAAAGACCAGTTATATACGGTGATGGGGAACAGACCCGGGACTTCATCTATGTAAAACATGTTGTGGATGCCAACATCCATATATGCGAATCCAGTGCAGCCGGAATCTTTAACATAGCCCTAGGGAGGAGCACCAGCATAAACCAGCTCGTTGAGATCATAAATGAAGTTCTTGGAAAGGATGTTGAACCTATACATGAAGATCCAAGGCAAGGAGATATTAAACATTCCTTTGCAGATGTTTCCAAGGCCCGATCCATTGGTTTCAATCCAGAAGATGATTTTAAAGGGGAACTTGCAGAAACTGTGAAGTGGTTTACAGGTTGAATTTCAGGAACATTGAATGATCCTAATTTTATAATTTTTCTTAAAAATTTATTGTAGACAAATTTATTTGCAAGAGAAGAATTGAAACGATTTTTTTTTAAAGTAACAATAGATCCAAAGGGTGTATAAAATACAAAGGGTGTAAAAGTAATGACCACAGTTCAGAGAATAGCTAAAAACACCGGTGTGATGTTCATATCCCAAATCATGACCTATTTAATTGGCTTTTTCATTACCATGTACACTGCAAGGTATCTGGGAGCTGAAGGTTTTGGTATACTTTCCCTTGCACTGTCTATAACCGCAGTATTCGGAATTACTGCAGATCTCGGATTAACCACCCTGATGATAAGGGAAGTTGCCAGGAATAAATCACTTGTCAACACCTACATCTCCAACACCTTTCTTATGAAGATAGGTTTATCTGCGTTAACATTAGGTATTATGTTCCTGTTGGTGAATGTGATTGGTTACAGCGGCACAGTCAGCACCGTCATATACCTCATCACATTTTCAGTGATTGTAACGGCATTCACAGGAGTTTTAAGTGCTGTATTCCAGGCACATGAAAAAATGGAGTACATCTCAGTAAGTACAATACTGAACAGTATCTCAATGCTGGTAGGTACTGGAGTTGGTATATACTACCACATGGACGTTGTGTATTTTGCAGCACTTTACCTAATTTCATGTGGACTCGTTTTTATCTACATCCTCCTCATGTACCTGTGG contains:
- a CDS encoding SDR family oxidoreductase, translated to MKDKKVVVTGGLGFIGSHITESLIEENEVTIIDDMSTGKLENLEHLPQENIDIIKGNITELNLKAIFDDKDYVFHEAAMASVPESVELPEEYNDINIGGTLKVLLAARDTDVEKVVMASSSAVYGETKKLPIAESDAISPMSPYAVTKATGELYCNSFREVYGLETAALRYFNVFGPRQDINSQYAAAIPNFIHAILHNERPVIYGDGEQTRDFIYVKHVVDANIHICESSAAGIFNIALGRSTSINQLVEIINEVLGKDVEPIHEDPRQGDIKHSFADVSKARSIGFNPEDDFKGELAETVKWFTG